One window of the Puntigrus tetrazona isolate hp1 chromosome 13, ASM1883169v1, whole genome shotgun sequence genome contains the following:
- the npm3 gene encoding nucleoplasmin-3, which produces MSFVEDEVSDSGVESRSRLESYVFSCELSSEVPFYTFQADEDDDVEHFLELRTICLGDGAKEENNVVEVTAMNHQGKKISVPLANLNISCLPMVSLGEFELMAPVTLRLKSGTGPVTVSGLHLVATENEESELSDEDDDEDDDSEEEMPSVKPAKKKLKA; this is translated from the exons ATGTCTTTTGTGGAGGACGAAGTGTCAGACAGTGGAGTGGAGTCCCGCTCGCGGTTGGAAAGCTATGTGTTCA GTTGTGAGCTGTCTTCCGAGGTTCCGTTTTACACATTTCAAGCAGATGAAGATGACGATGTGGAACATTTTCTCGAGCTTAGAACG ATTTGTCTGGGTGACGGTGCCAAAGAGGAGAATAATGTTGTGGAAGTGACCGCTATGAATCACCAAGGAAAGAAAATATCAGTGCCCCTAGCTAATCTCAACATCTCCTGCCTGCCTATG GTAAGCCTCGGGGAGTTTGAGTTGATGGCTCCCGTCACGCTACGACTGAAGTCCGGCACTGGACCAGTGACCGTCAGTGGATTACATTTAGTTG CCACAGAGAATGAAGAGTCTGAGTTATCGGACGAAGACGACGACGAAGACGATGACAGTGAGGAGGAAATGCCCTCAGTCAAACCGGCCAAGAAAAAGC